The proteins below are encoded in one region of Pseudoduganella armeniaca:
- a CDS encoding LiaF transmembrane domain-containing protein: protein MHSTTLHATHRQRRQVIWGLTLVVFGVAYLLQRDDDAAVARLWQYWPWVLVAFGANSMLPPTDGRRFVDGLSQVLFGAWFWVTWEGWWGLTFSNSWPLLIIVAGLGMALQPLANRYFPRRHEEQS, encoded by the coding sequence ATGCACAGCACCACCCTGCACGCCACACACCGCCAGCGCCGCCAGGTAATCTGGGGCCTGACCCTGGTCGTCTTCGGCGTCGCCTACCTGCTGCAGCGCGACGACGATGCCGCCGTCGCCCGACTGTGGCAGTACTGGCCGTGGGTACTGGTGGCCTTCGGCGCGAACAGCATGCTGCCGCCTACCGACGGGCGCCGCTTCGTCGACGGCCTCTCGCAGGTATTGTTCGGCGCCTGGTTCTGGGTTACCTGGGAAGGCTGGTGGGGCCTCACCTTCAGCAACAGCTGGCCGCTGCTGATCATCGTCGCTGGACTCGGCATGGCACTGCAGCCGCTGGCGAACCGCTATTTCCCCCGCCGTCACGAGGAGCAGTCATGA
- a CDS encoding LiaI-LiaF-like domain-containing protein, which yields MNHKSNGQHARAQVVVGLAVIAIGFLFLFDNLGWLDIELGMQFWPIVLIAAGVLRLSQGRSGRAASSAPRWCWSACCCCCEPWDCCLSAGTCWPPRS from the coding sequence ATGAACCACAAATCCAACGGCCAGCATGCGCGTGCCCAGGTCGTCGTCGGCCTGGCCGTCATCGCCATCGGCTTCCTGTTCCTGTTCGATAACCTGGGCTGGCTGGACATCGAACTGGGCATGCAGTTCTGGCCCATCGTGCTGATCGCCGCTGGCGTGCTGCGGCTGTCGCAAGGGCGCTCGGGCCGGGCGGCGTCGTCGGCGCCGCGCTGGTGCTGGTCGGCGTGCTGTTGCTGCTGCGAGCCCTGGGACTGCTGTCTATCGGCTGGGACGTGCTGGCCCCCGCGTTCCTGA
- a CDS encoding histidine kinase, whose translation MQGPLSSRRGALLYLSAWVCLGMALGAVCAALASTRLVNGLLFALPTTPVYGIAAGFSTHYLCRANPLGARPAPLIIVMLAAAAILAGFMWLAVLQGWNELCQGLGVTWAGLPVGAELSALLFALGALLYGLLAAINYLAIEAGRARNAERGALEARVAAQDAELRMLRTQVDPHFLFNSLNSISALTSQDPRAARDMTLQLASFCRHSLGLAGQDKVTLEQEMTLIRHFLAIEKVRFGARLVTEEALEKGALACLVPPMIIQPLVENAVKHGIGQLPEGGLLLVAAWREGRGRRPACASRSVTPSTSRPRAAAPAASAWRTCASAWRAPIRTPRRLPGSARTAPSPSTSRCRPRPGRADVNTPIRTVIVDDEPLARAIMREYLAAHADVAIVAECGNGFEAVKAIAELAPDLVLLDIQMPRLDGFEVVELAGTRTGTRFIFATAFDQHAIRAFEVRALDYLLKPFSQQRFDQALDHVRATLATPAPALQGLGRAAAPGQPLERVLIRDGARVHVIACDTIDCVRAQDDYVEIRAGGKAYLKNQALSELEGQLDGRSFLRVHRSWLVNIEAVARIEQATRDSHVAVLRDGSRIPVSRAGYQKLRAAIS comes from the coding sequence ATGCAGGGACCGTTGTCGAGCCGGCGCGGCGCGCTGCTGTACTTGAGCGCCTGGGTGTGCCTGGGCATGGCGCTGGGCGCCGTGTGCGCGGCGCTGGCCTCCACGCGGCTGGTGAACGGCCTGCTGTTCGCACTGCCGACCACACCGGTGTACGGCATCGCCGCCGGCTTTTCGACCCACTATCTGTGCCGCGCCAATCCGCTCGGGGCGCGCCCGGCGCCGCTGATCATCGTCATGCTGGCCGCGGCGGCGATCCTGGCCGGCTTCATGTGGCTGGCCGTGCTGCAGGGCTGGAACGAGTTGTGCCAGGGCCTGGGCGTGACATGGGCCGGGTTGCCGGTCGGCGCCGAGCTGTCGGCCCTGCTGTTCGCGCTGGGCGCGTTGTTGTACGGCCTGCTGGCAGCCATCAACTACCTGGCCATCGAGGCCGGCCGCGCGCGCAATGCGGAACGCGGCGCGCTGGAGGCACGGGTCGCGGCGCAGGACGCGGAGCTGCGCATGCTGCGCACCCAGGTCGATCCGCACTTCCTGTTCAACAGCTTGAATTCCATCAGCGCGCTGACGTCGCAGGACCCGCGCGCGGCGCGCGACATGACCTTGCAGCTGGCCAGCTTCTGCCGCCACAGCCTGGGCCTGGCCGGCCAGGACAAGGTGACGCTGGAGCAGGAGATGACGCTGATCCGGCACTTCCTGGCCATCGAGAAGGTGCGCTTCGGCGCGCGGCTGGTGACGGAGGAAGCCCTGGAAAAAGGCGCGCTGGCCTGCCTGGTGCCGCCGATGATCATCCAGCCGCTGGTGGAGAACGCGGTCAAGCACGGCATCGGCCAGCTGCCCGAGGGCGGCCTGCTGCTGGTGGCGGCGTGGCGCGAGGGCCGGGGACGGCGACCCGCCTGCGCATCACGGTCAGTAACGCCGTCGACGAGCAGGCCAAGGGCGGCGGCGCCGGCGGCATCGGCCTGGCGAACGTGCGCCAGCGCCTGGCGTGCGCCTATCCGAACGCCGCGACGATTGCCTGGAAGCGCGAGGACGGCACCTTCACCGTCGACATCGCGCTGCCGGCCCAGACCAGGGAGGGCTGACGTGAACACCCCGATCCGCACCGTCATCGTGGACGACGAACCGCTGGCGCGCGCCATCATGCGCGAGTACCTGGCGGCGCATGCCGACGTGGCCATCGTGGCCGAATGCGGCAACGGCTTCGAGGCCGTCAAGGCCATCGCGGAGCTGGCGCCGGACCTGGTGCTGCTCGATATCCAGATGCCCCGGCTGGACGGCTTCGAAGTGGTGGAGCTGGCCGGCACGCGCACCGGCACGCGCTTCATCTTCGCCACCGCGTTCGACCAGCACGCCATCCGCGCCTTCGAGGTGCGCGCGCTCGACTACCTGCTGAAACCCTTCAGCCAGCAGCGCTTCGACCAGGCGCTGGACCATGTGCGAGCCACCCTCGCGACACCGGCACCCGCGCTGCAGGGGCTGGGCCGGGCGGCCGCGCCGGGCCAGCCGCTCGAGCGCGTGCTGATCCGCGACGGCGCCCGCGTCCACGTGATCGCCTGCGACACGATCGACTGCGTGCGCGCCCAGGACGACTACGTGGAGATCCGCGCCGGCGGCAAGGCCTACCTGAAGAACCAGGCGCTGTCCGAGCTGGAAGGGCAGCTGGACGGGCGCAGCTTCCTGCGCGTGCATCGTTCCTGGCTGGTCAATATCGAGGCCGTGGCCCGCATCGAGCAGGCCACGCGCGACAGCCACGTGGCCGTGCTGCGCGACGGCAGCCGCATTCCCGTCAGCCGCGCCGGCTACCAGAAGCTGCGCGCGGCGATCAGCTGA
- a CDS encoding helicase C-terminal domain-containing protein, whose amino-acid sequence MTDPGPRYTVAVRALCEFTAKAGDLDLRFTPSPTAQEGIAGHAVVGARRDETYEREIALSGQWGPLHVRGRADGYDPRANQLEEVKTYRGDLARMPANHRALHWAQLKVYGHLLCQARALASVRLALVYFDIGSQKETVLAEQHDAAALRAVFEAQCAAFVDWAEQELAHRTARDAQLAALAFPHAAFRPGQRELAEAMFKASSRACALLAQAPTGIGKSIGSLFPLLKAAPQHGLDKIFFLAAKTSGRQMALDAVTRLREAAPLLPLRTLELTAKSRACEHPDQACHGEACPLARGFYDRLPAARAAALQLPLLDRASVRAAALAHDVCPYYLQSELARWADVIVGDYNYYFDFSALLHSLTVLNDWRVAVLVDEAHNMVSRARAMYSAELEHGTLRVLRKTAPAALAKPLDRVHRQWLALEKDQDEDYRALEALPEKFMGALQTATTAIGDYLAENPAWFDADVLDFYFHGLHFARLAESFGEHSLFDVTLTTSRAGKRGSTLCLRNIVPAPFLQPRFAAARSVALFSATLSPWNYYADTLGMPADTAWVDVASPFAADQLAVHVASHISTRWQHRDRSLAPIAALMGAQYERQPGNYLAFFSSFDYMEKAADLFEARHPAVPVWRQARGMDEDARDAFLARFTADGQGIGFAVLGGAFGEGIDLPGARLIGAFVATLGLPQLNPVNEGIRRRMDAIFGAGYDYTYLYPGLQKVVQAAGRVIRTSTDRGTVHLIDDRFGRPEIQALLPAWWRIGPAVS is encoded by the coding sequence GTGACCGACCCGGGGCCGCGCTACACCGTGGCCGTGCGCGCACTGTGCGAGTTCACGGCCAAGGCGGGCGATCTCGATCTGCGCTTCACGCCCTCGCCGACGGCGCAGGAAGGCATCGCCGGCCATGCCGTCGTCGGCGCGCGGCGCGACGAGACTTATGAGCGCGAGATCGCCTTGTCCGGCCAGTGGGGCCCGCTGCACGTGCGCGGCCGCGCCGACGGCTACGATCCGCGCGCCAACCAGCTGGAGGAAGTCAAGACCTACCGCGGCGACCTGGCGCGCATGCCGGCCAACCACCGCGCCCTGCACTGGGCCCAGCTGAAGGTGTATGGCCACCTGCTGTGCCAGGCGCGCGCCCTGGCAAGCGTGCGCCTGGCGCTGGTCTACTTCGACATCGGCAGCCAGAAGGAGACGGTGCTGGCCGAGCAGCATGACGCCGCCGCGCTGCGCGCCGTGTTCGAGGCACAGTGCGCCGCCTTCGTCGATTGGGCCGAGCAGGAGCTGGCGCACCGCACGGCGCGCGACGCGCAACTGGCGGCCCTGGCCTTCCCCCATGCCGCGTTCCGGCCCGGCCAGCGCGAACTGGCCGAGGCCATGTTCAAGGCCAGCAGCCGTGCGTGCGCGCTGCTGGCGCAGGCGCCCACCGGCATCGGCAAGAGCATCGGCAGCCTGTTCCCGCTGCTGAAGGCCGCGCCCCAGCACGGGCTGGACAAGATCTTCTTCCTGGCCGCGAAGACCTCCGGCCGGCAGATGGCGCTGGACGCGGTCACGCGCCTGCGCGAGGCCGCGCCGCTGCTGCCGCTGCGCACGCTGGAGCTGACCGCCAAGAGCCGCGCCTGCGAGCATCCGGACCAGGCATGCCACGGCGAAGCCTGCCCGCTGGCGCGCGGCTTCTACGATCGCCTGCCGGCGGCGCGCGCCGCGGCGCTGCAACTGCCGCTGCTGGACCGGGCCTCGGTGCGCGCGGCGGCGCTGGCGCACGATGTCTGCCCCTACTACCTGCAAAGCGAACTGGCACGCTGGGCCGATGTGATCGTGGGCGACTACAACTATTATTTCGACTTCTCCGCCCTGCTGCACTCCCTGACGGTGTTGAACGACTGGCGCGTGGCCGTGCTGGTGGACGAAGCGCACAATATGGTGTCGCGCGCCCGCGCCATGTACTCGGCCGAACTGGAACACGGCACCTTGCGCGTGCTGCGCAAGACGGCGCCGGCGGCGCTGGCCAAGCCGCTCGACCGGGTGCACCGCCAGTGGCTGGCGCTGGAGAAGGATCAGGACGAGGACTACCGGGCACTGGAGGCGCTGCCGGAAAAATTCATGGGTGCCTTGCAGACGGCGACGACGGCGATCGGCGACTACCTCGCGGAAAACCCGGCCTGGTTCGATGCCGACGTGCTGGATTTCTATTTCCATGGCCTGCATTTCGCCCGGCTGGCGGAAAGCTTCGGCGAGCACTCGCTGTTCGACGTGACCTTGACGACCTCGCGCGCCGGCAAGCGCGGCTCCACGCTGTGCCTGCGCAATATCGTGCCGGCGCCGTTCCTGCAGCCGCGCTTTGCCGCGGCCCGCTCCGTGGCGTTGTTCTCGGCCACGTTAAGCCCCTGGAACTACTACGCCGACACCTTGGGCATGCCGGCCGATACTGCGTGGGTGGACGTCGCCTCGCCGTTCGCCGCCGACCAGCTGGCGGTGCACGTGGCCAGCCACATCTCGACGCGCTGGCAGCACCGCGACCGCTCGCTCGCGCCCATCGCGGCGCTGATGGGCGCGCAGTACGAACGCCAGCCCGGCAACTACCTGGCCTTCTTCAGCAGCTTCGACTACATGGAAAAGGCGGCCGACCTGTTCGAGGCGCGCCATCCTGCCGTGCCGGTGTGGCGCCAGGCGCGCGGCATGGACGAAGACGCGCGCGACGCCTTCCTGGCCCGCTTCACGGCCGACGGCCAGGGCATCGGCTTCGCCGTGCTGGGCGGCGCGTTCGGCGAAGGCATCGACCTGCCGGGCGCGCGGCTGATCGGCGCCTTCGTCGCCACGCTGGGCCTGCCGCAGCTGAACCCCGTCAACGAGGGTATCCGCCGGCGCATGGACGCGATCTTCGGCGCCGGCTACGACTACACCTACCTGTATCCGGGCCTGCAGAAGGTGGTGCAGGCGGCGGGCCGGGTGATCCGTACCAGCACCGACCGCGGCACCGTGCACCTGATCGACGACCGCTTCGGCCGGCCGGAGATCCAGGCGCTGCTGCCGGCGTGGTGGCGCATCGGCCCCGCCGTCAGCTGA
- a CDS encoding VRR-NUC domain-containing protein translates to MKPVLENPFYYLDNFHQVLAWIGERYGDLLDAEERGFIDVFPTLPQGARALFVRMVMRKGLLFRASKLTYDEIGCSRAAAEALAQQGWIAADPALTLDELFDLLQKPELCQVFGLEGALRAARKADQLAALREQHQEARPFSAWWPDGDDAVYRVLAKPLCDRLRLIFFGNYHQDWTEFVLSDLGVYRFEKVDFGPAARAFRTRRDIDEYLLLHACRERFGAGEAPLAVLADVPPASAHNEWLRGRRHKLLFQMGQQLEKLRDWPGALAVYADCAWPGARARAIRVLEKDEQYGPAWELLARAQAAPESEAERQQLLRIGPRLARRLGHPGGGARKRPAIDRLDLELPLPAPGWWVEGVVRDHLALEGAPVFYVENTLINSLFGLLCWDAIFAAVPGAFFHPFHHGPADLHSADFGHRRAERFAACFARLEDGSWRDAIRATRAAKHGISSPFVYWDGLDDTLLELALDCIPPQHLKVSFQRILADVKENRTGFPDLIRFWPHERRYQMIEVKGPGDRLQDNQLRWIDYCAQHRMPVTVCYLQWQA, encoded by the coding sequence ATGAAGCCCGTCCTGGAAAACCCCTTCTATTACCTCGACAATTTCCACCAGGTACTGGCATGGATCGGCGAGCGCTATGGCGACCTGCTCGATGCCGAGGAGCGCGGGTTCATCGACGTCTTCCCCACCCTGCCGCAAGGCGCCCGCGCGCTGTTCGTGCGCATGGTCATGCGCAAGGGCCTGCTGTTTCGCGCCAGCAAACTGACGTACGACGAAATCGGCTGCAGCCGCGCCGCCGCCGAGGCGCTGGCGCAACAGGGCTGGATCGCGGCCGATCCGGCCCTGACGCTCGACGAGCTGTTCGACCTGCTGCAAAAGCCCGAGCTGTGCCAGGTGTTCGGGCTGGAAGGCGCGCTGCGCGCGGCACGCAAGGCCGACCAGCTGGCGGCGCTGCGCGAACAGCACCAGGAAGCGCGTCCGTTCTCGGCCTGGTGGCCGGACGGCGACGACGCGGTCTATCGCGTGCTGGCCAAGCCCCTGTGTGACCGCCTGCGCCTGATCTTCTTCGGTAACTACCACCAGGACTGGACCGAGTTCGTGCTGTCCGACCTCGGCGTGTACCGCTTCGAGAAAGTCGATTTCGGTCCGGCCGCGCGCGCGTTTCGCACGCGCCGCGACATCGACGAGTACCTGCTGCTGCACGCCTGCCGCGAACGCTTCGGCGCGGGCGAAGCGCCGCTGGCGGTGCTGGCGGACGTGCCGCCGGCCAGCGCCCACAACGAATGGCTGCGCGGGCGCCGCCACAAGCTGCTGTTCCAGATGGGCCAGCAGCTCGAGAAGCTGCGCGACTGGCCGGGCGCGCTGGCGGTGTATGCCGACTGCGCCTGGCCCGGCGCGCGCGCGCGTGCCATCCGCGTGCTGGAAAAGGACGAGCAGTATGGCCCCGCCTGGGAACTGCTGGCGCGCGCCCAGGCCGCGCCAGAGAGCGAGGCGGAGCGCCAGCAGCTGCTGCGCATCGGGCCACGCCTGGCGCGCCGGCTGGGCCATCCGGGCGGCGGCGCCCGCAAGCGCCCCGCCATCGACCGGCTCGACCTGGAGTTGCCGTTGCCCGCGCCCGGCTGGTGGGTCGAGGGCGTCGTGCGCGACCATCTCGCGCTGGAGGGCGCGCCCGTGTTCTACGTCGAGAACACGCTGATCAATTCGCTGTTCGGCCTGCTGTGCTGGGACGCCATCTTCGCCGCCGTGCCGGGCGCCTTCTTCCATCCGTTCCACCACGGCCCGGCGGACCTGCACAGTGCCGACTTCGGCCACCGCCGCGCCGAGCGCTTCGCCGCCTGCTTCGCCCGGCTGGAGGACGGTAGCTGGCGCGACGCGATCCGCGCCACCCGCGCCGCCAAGCACGGCATCTCGTCGCCGTTCGTCTACTGGGACGGCCTGGACGACACCTTGCTGGAGCTGGCGCTGGACTGCATCCCGCCGCAACACCTGAAGGTATCGTTCCAGCGCATCCTGGCCGACGTCAAGGAAAACCGCACCGGCTTCCCTGACCTGATCCGCTTCTGGCCGCACGAGCGCAGATACCAGATGATCGAAGTGAAGGGTCCGGGCGACCGCTTGCAGGACAACCAGCTGCGCTGGATTGACTACTGCGCCCAGCACCGCATGCCCGTCACGGTGTGTTACCTGCAATGGCAGGCGTGA
- a CDS encoding phasin family protein: MFQNPEQFAQATKALFEFQLETFNTLTNKAVQGLEQVVQLNMNTARSGIENSLAAGREASQAQDPKAAMAAASAKMHNLTNIVGYNQQLSQIIADIHNEFTRAADAHLAEAKSNLSALIYDVTKNVRPGSENAVEIVKAAIDNAFKGYEQVTTATRQAVAAFEDQLAKAAALADQKAAEQTKH, from the coding sequence ATGTTTCAGAATCCAGAGCAGTTCGCCCAGGCCACCAAGGCGTTGTTCGAGTTCCAGCTCGAGACGTTCAACACGCTGACCAACAAGGCCGTCCAGGGCCTCGAACAGGTCGTGCAGCTGAACATGAACACGGCCCGCAGCGGCATCGAGAACAGCCTCGCCGCCGGGCGCGAAGCCAGCCAGGCGCAGGACCCGAAGGCCGCCATGGCCGCCGCCAGCGCGAAGATGCACAATCTCACCAATATCGTCGGCTACAACCAGCAGTTGAGCCAGATCATCGCCGACATCCACAACGAATTCACGCGCGCGGCGGATGCCCACCTGGCCGAAGCCAAGAGCAACCTGTCGGCGCTGATCTACGACGTGACGAAGAACGTGCGGCCCGGCTCGGAAAACGCGGTGGAGATCGTCAAGGCCGCCATCGACAATGCCTTCAAGGGCTACGAGCAGGTCACTACCGCCACCCGGCAGGCCGTGGCCGCGTTCGAGGATCAGCTGGCCAAGGCCGCCGCGCTGGCGGACCAGAAGGCCGCCGAGCAGACCAAGCACTAA
- a CDS encoding ATP-binding protein: MTQLNLPETLHTILVVSAAEHAALVRMLARLELGVQVVNRGDTALAAIADDGVALVLLDVALAGSARLELVPRLVRAAPGRQLPVLVMSAAASEEERERALEAGAAGYLRLPCAPEEIVEKIQIELTVRHAWPELPRDDLPDMARLEVNYHTLLAGSPDAILLFDAARGTPIDVNRNAERLFGRTSAELMRLRLNDLCPPAQPDGTPSREAIDALLHKVLGGEVRVFPMTFQHSSGRLVDCEIRLVMLDQDGMRLLHMRLVDVTGQRLAEALRTGQNALLEMVARGAPLTETLNKLLLLVEAQAPGVVCTIQLLDEDGRTVRSGAAPSLPPDYLQALDGIPIGPRVGSCGTAMFLREPVIAADIARDPLWEGYRELALRHGLRACWAVPILGDASTVLGSFAIYYREPRPPRSEDERLIRVAVHLAGIAIERTRREAELARHRDHLEELVLARTAELRHAKEQAEQASASLAAALDNLRLTQDELVRRDKLAALGALVAGVAHELNTPIGNSLTVASTMSEHLATLKSRLQAGLRRADLEQYLEAAGEADGVIVRNLTRAGRLIASFKQVAVDTASSQRRQFRLDEFIAELVLPLLAATPQPRPQVRQEIAPDLVMDSYPGPLGQAISTLFENAVVHGLAGRTDGTVTIAAHGLDDGCIALSVRDDGAGIAPQHVAKVYDPFFTTRPGASGLGLHVTHNIVTGLLGGRIALDSTPGLGTTFTLTLPAVAP, encoded by the coding sequence ATGACGCAGTTGAACCTTCCCGAGACCCTGCACACGATTCTGGTCGTCAGCGCGGCGGAGCACGCGGCGCTGGTGCGCATGCTGGCGCGGCTGGAACTGGGCGTCCAGGTTGTCAACCGGGGCGACACCGCCCTGGCGGCCATCGCCGACGACGGCGTGGCGCTGGTGCTGCTGGACGTGGCGCTGGCGGGCAGCGCGCGGCTCGAATTGGTGCCGCGCCTGGTGCGCGCCGCGCCCGGCCGGCAACTGCCGGTGCTCGTCATGTCGGCGGCGGCGTCGGAAGAGGAACGCGAACGCGCGCTGGAAGCCGGGGCCGCCGGCTACCTGCGGCTGCCGTGCGCGCCCGAGGAGATCGTCGAGAAGATCCAGATCGAGCTGACGGTCCGGCATGCCTGGCCCGAACTGCCGCGCGACGACCTGCCGGACATGGCGCGCCTGGAAGTGAACTACCACACGCTGCTGGCCGGCTCGCCGGACGCCATCCTGCTGTTCGACGCGGCGCGCGGCACGCCGATCGACGTCAACCGCAATGCCGAACGCCTGTTCGGGCGCACCAGCGCGGAGCTGATGCGCCTGCGCCTGAACGACTTGTGCCCACCCGCGCAACCGGACGGCACGCCCTCGCGCGAAGCCATCGACGCGCTGCTGCACAAGGTGCTGGGCGGCGAGGTACGGGTCTTCCCGATGACGTTCCAGCACAGCAGCGGCCGCCTGGTGGATTGCGAGATCCGCCTCGTCATGCTGGACCAGGACGGCATGCGCCTGCTGCACATGCGCCTCGTCGACGTCACCGGCCAGCGCCTGGCCGAAGCCCTGCGCACGGGCCAGAACGCGCTGCTGGAGATGGTTGCGCGCGGCGCGCCGCTGACGGAAACCCTGAACAAGCTGCTGTTGCTGGTGGAAGCGCAGGCGCCGGGGGTCGTGTGCACGATCCAGCTGCTGGATGAAGACGGCAGGACGGTGCGCTCCGGTGCGGCGCCGAGCCTGCCGCCCGACTACCTGCAGGCGCTGGACGGCATCCCGATCGGCCCGCGCGTCGGCTCCTGCGGCACGGCGATGTTCCTGCGCGAGCCCGTCATCGCGGCCGACATCGCGCGCGACCCGCTGTGGGAAGGCTATCGCGAACTGGCCCTGCGGCACGGCCTGCGCGCGTGCTGGGCCGTGCCGATCCTGGGCGACGCGAGCACGGTGCTGGGATCGTTCGCGATCTACTACCGCGAACCGCGCCCGCCCCGTAGCGAGGACGAACGCCTGATCCGCGTTGCCGTGCACCTGGCCGGCATCGCCATCGAACGCACCCGGCGCGAGGCGGAACTGGCGCGCCACCGCGACCACCTGGAGGAACTGGTGCTGGCGCGCACGGCCGAGCTGCGCCATGCCAAGGAACAGGCCGAGCAGGCCAGCGCCAGCCTGGCGGCCGCGCTGGACAATCTGCGCCTGACGCAGGACGAACTGGTACGGCGCGACAAGCTGGCCGCGCTGGGCGCGCTGGTGGCCGGCGTGGCGCACGAACTGAACACCCCGATCGGCAACAGCCTGACCGTCGCCAGCACGATGAGCGAGCACCTGGCCACGCTGAAGAGCCGCCTGCAGGCCGGGCTGCGCCGCGCCGACCTGGAACAATATCTGGAAGCGGCCGGCGAGGCCGACGGCGTCATCGTGCGCAACCTGACCCGCGCCGGCCGCCTGATCGCCAGCTTCAAGCAGGTCGCCGTCGACACGGCCAGCTCGCAGCGGCGCCAGTTCCGGCTGGACGAATTCATCGCCGAACTGGTGCTGCCGCTGCTGGCCGCGACGCCGCAACCGCGCCCGCAGGTGCGCCAGGAGATAGCGCCCGACCTGGTCATGGACAGCTACCCCGGCCCGCTGGGCCAGGCCATCTCGACCCTGTTCGAGAACGCCGTCGTGCATGGGCTGGCGGGCCGTACCGACGGCACCGTCACCATCGCGGCGCACGGCCTGGACGACGGCTGCATCGCGCTGTCGGTGCGCGACGACGGCGCCGGCATCGCGCCGCAGCACGTGGCCAAGGTGTATGATCCGTTCTTCACCACCCGGCCCGGCGCTTCCGGCCTCGGCCTGCACGTGACGCACAATATCGTCACCGGCCTGCTGGGCGGCCGCATCGCGCTGGACAGCACGCCCGGCCTTGGCACCACCTTTACCCTGACCCTGCCCGCCGTCGCGCCATGA
- a CDS encoding NF038122 family metalloprotease encodes MKTLLSALTLAAAAGGAAAAPTFNFSFIPGTSMQAQQGFIDAAARWSNLLDDNVTVNLTVGFNPLDPGILGQAQSAQQLYSYNTFRNALGDDSKSSYDTRAVGSLASGSTFNMLLNRTLNSPNGAGNATPFVDNDGDANNAFVRLATAEAKALGLNPAVQSLSGCIGPCDGFIQFSSNYKFDFTPNDGISADAFDFVGVAAHEIGHSLGFISGVDVLDFNSTSPDFYDDSEFTFVTGLDMFRYSAQSAAAGVIDWTADEREKHLSLDGGATLMAPFSSGIVYGDGRQASHWKDDLFIGLMDPTAGMGELLAITSNDLLAMDVIGWDVPAIPEPSTAAMLASGLLLLGRRRDLFRKSTK; translated from the coding sequence ATGAAAACCCTGCTTTCCGCCCTCACCCTGGCCGCCGCCGCTGGCGGTGCCGCCGCCGCGCCGACCTTCAACTTCTCTTTCATCCCCGGCACTTCCATGCAGGCGCAGCAAGGCTTCATCGACGCGGCGGCACGCTGGTCGAATCTGCTGGACGACAACGTGACGGTGAACCTGACCGTCGGCTTCAACCCACTCGACCCCGGCATCCTGGGCCAGGCGCAATCGGCCCAGCAGCTGTACAGCTACAACACGTTCCGCAACGCGCTGGGCGACGACAGCAAGTCGAGCTACGACACCCGGGCCGTCGGCAGTCTTGCCAGCGGCAGCACCTTCAACATGCTGCTGAACCGGACACTGAACAGCCCGAACGGCGCGGGCAACGCCACGCCGTTCGTCGACAACGACGGCGACGCCAACAACGCGTTCGTACGCCTTGCCACGGCGGAGGCGAAGGCCTTGGGCCTGAACCCGGCTGTCCAGTCGCTGAGCGGCTGCATCGGTCCGTGCGACGGCTTCATCCAGTTCAGCAGCAACTACAAGTTCGACTTCACCCCCAACGACGGCATTTCCGCCGATGCCTTCGACTTCGTTGGCGTGGCGGCCCACGAGATCGGCCACTCGCTGGGCTTCATCAGCGGCGTCGACGTGCTCGATTTCAACTCGACGTCGCCGGACTTCTACGACGACAGCGAGTTCACCTTCGTCACGGGGCTGGACATGTTCCGCTACTCCGCCCAGAGCGCGGCGGCCGGCGTGATCGACTGGACCGCGGACGAGCGGGAAAAGCATCTGTCGCTGGACGGCGGCGCGACGCTGATGGCGCCCTTCTCCAGCGGCATCGTGTACGGCGACGGGCGGCAGGCCAGCCACTGGAAGGACGACCTGTTCATCGGCCTGATGGACCCCACAGCGGGCATGGGCGAACTGCTGGCGATCACGTCCAACGACCTGCTGGCGATGGATGTGATCGGCTGGGATGTGCCGGCCATTCCGGAGCCCAGCACGGCCGCGATGCTGGCCAGCGGGCTGTTGCTGCTGGGGCGCCGCCGCGACTTATTTCGCAAAAGCACAAAATGA